One Gemmatimonadota bacterium genomic region harbors:
- a CDS encoding VanZ family protein: protein MKNAPPSRTPRWSAAVAALLLAATLWPAPGAPQPLERYCIICGSLGGLDFVANVVVFVPLGIALIRDGYPPGRAWLIGFALSLMIELLQWKLIPGRDASAGDLLSNTLGTWIGGWLAAHQRTLRDPAPQTATRLVAGWCVGATALAGVASWSLRPAVPDLVYFSQWTPVRGGYSPLLGTFGGLRLFGVPLPNGVAVDPTDRPPPYARGEVDLEGVLDRPNTRAADPVLLARLANPLGEQAQIVQRGNALVFRSRRNASRLALRSPTFVLDGAFADTSATTFRVNARSSAVALSAQRATVHRVTLGRFWHTLAPFEVQYGQFETLMATGFLASLLLPVAFYSRRARLRAPWWVAAGLSGVILGAVPLIAGIAPGGLGEVTGAAAGSLSGFWLAARSGRP, encoded by the coding sequence ATGAAGAACGCCCCCCCATCACGCACGCCTCGCTGGAGCGCCGCTGTCGCCGCGTTACTGCTCGCGGCCACATTGTGGCCCGCCCCAGGAGCGCCTCAGCCGCTGGAGCGGTACTGCATCATCTGCGGCTCGCTGGGTGGGCTCGACTTCGTCGCGAACGTCGTGGTCTTTGTTCCGCTCGGCATCGCCCTCATCCGGGATGGGTATCCACCCGGCCGCGCCTGGCTGATCGGGTTCGCGCTCTCCCTCATGATCGAGTTGCTGCAATGGAAACTCATTCCCGGACGCGACGCATCCGCCGGTGACCTGCTGTCCAACACACTCGGCACGTGGATCGGCGGGTGGCTTGCCGCACACCAGCGCACATTGCGAGACCCCGCCCCTCAAACGGCCACTCGGTTGGTGGCAGGCTGGTGCGTGGGCGCGACCGCGCTGGCCGGCGTGGCGTCGTGGAGCCTGCGGCCTGCCGTCCCCGACCTCGTCTACTTCAGCCAATGGACCCCGGTTCGTGGTGGTTACAGCCCGCTCCTCGGGACCTTTGGGGGGCTGCGCCTGTTTGGCGTGCCGCTCCCCAACGGTGTCGCCGTTGACCCAACAGATCGCCCGCCGCCATACGCGCGAGGAGAAGTGGATCTCGAAGGAGTCCTCGACCGCCCAAACACTCGCGCAGCGGACCCAGTCCTACTGGCCCGACTCGCGAATCCGCTGGGCGAACAGGCCCAGATCGTCCAGCGCGGCAACGCGCTGGTGTTTCGGAGTCGTCGCAACGCATCGAGACTCGCCCTGCGCTCGCCAACCTTTGTCCTCGACGGCGCCTTTGCGGACACAAGCGCGACCACCTTTCGCGTGAATGCCCGCAGCAGCGCCGTCGCCCTCAGCGCACAGCGCGCCACCGTGCATCGCGTGACCCTCGGCCGGTTCTGGCACACCCTGGCACCGTTTGAGGTGCAGTATGGACAGTTCGAGACGCTCATGGCCACCGGGTTCCTGGCCTCACTGCTCCTCCCAGTCGCGTTCTACTCCCGACGTGCAAGGTTGCGCGCCCCGTGGTGGGTGGCCGCGGGGCTCTCCGGGGTGATCCTTGGTGCCGTGCCGCTGATCGCTGGCATTGCACCTGGGGGACTGGGTGAGGTGACCGGCGCGGCCGCGGGCAGCCTCTCGGGATTCTGGCTCGCCGCTCGTTCCGGGCGCCCATGA
- a CDS encoding glycosyltransferase: MRILWLKTELLHPVDKGGKIRTYAMLRELRKQHHVTYLTLDDGTAAADARDKAMEYCQEVITVPFTQPRRGTLAFYADLLRNVFSPLPYAVSKYRSPTFRHAIAGTVARGRFDVVVCDFLTPSVNVPAGLGVATVLFEHNVEAAIWERHAAVATHPIKKAYMREQWRRMLRWETRECQRFDHVVAVSDADRDTFRDRMGVSEVSSVPTGVDIDYFSPTGVARNPHEIVFTGSMDWLPNEDGLEWFCDEILPLVRAKVPVATVSVVGRNPSPRVKSLAARHTGVTVTGTVPDVRPYLERAGALVVPLRIGGGTRLKIYEGMSMGRPTVSTTIGAEGLPVHHGAEILIADSATDFAAAVAGVLADPSSADALGQRAAARVRRDFSWDGVARQFAQTCASVVERLSSRRN; this comes from the coding sequence ATGCGCATCCTCTGGCTCAAGACCGAGTTGCTCCATCCCGTCGACAAGGGCGGGAAGATCCGCACGTACGCCATGTTGCGAGAACTGCGGAAGCAGCACCACGTCACCTACCTCACGCTCGATGACGGAACCGCAGCTGCGGACGCGCGGGACAAGGCGATGGAGTACTGCCAGGAGGTCATCACGGTCCCGTTCACGCAACCGCGTCGCGGCACCTTGGCCTTCTACGCGGACCTCCTTCGCAACGTGTTCTCCCCGCTGCCGTACGCGGTATCCAAGTACCGGTCGCCCACCTTTCGTCACGCCATCGCCGGGACGGTCGCACGTGGGCGCTTTGATGTGGTCGTCTGCGATTTCCTCACGCCTAGCGTGAATGTGCCTGCGGGGCTCGGCGTAGCCACGGTCCTGTTCGAGCACAACGTGGAGGCCGCCATCTGGGAACGGCACGCCGCTGTCGCGACCCACCCCATCAAGAAGGCCTACATGCGGGAACAGTGGCGCCGGATGCTGCGCTGGGAGACCCGCGAGTGCCAGCGCTTTGACCACGTGGTCGCCGTCTCGGACGCGGACCGCGACACCTTTCGCGATCGCATGGGGGTCTCAGAGGTGTCCAGCGTCCCGACCGGGGTGGACATCGACTACTTCTCGCCGACGGGGGTGGCACGCAACCCACACGAAATCGTCTTCACGGGCTCCATGGATTGGCTGCCCAACGAGGATGGCCTTGAGTGGTTCTGCGACGAGATCCTTCCCCTGGTCAGGGCCAAGGTCCCCGTGGCGACCGTGTCGGTCGTTGGTCGCAACCCCTCGCCGCGCGTGAAATCGCTCGCCGCGCGTCACACCGGCGTCACGGTGACCGGGACGGTTCCCGACGTGCGACCGTACCTCGAACGCGCAGGGGCGCTCGTCGTCCCGCTCCGCATTGGCGGCGGCACGAGGCTCAAGATCTACGAGGGGATGTCGATGGGCCGACCGACGGTGTCCACCACCATTGGCGCCGAGGGGCTGCCGGTGCACCACGGCGCCGAGATCCTGATCGCTGACAGCGCCACCGACTTTGCCGCAGCGGTCGCTGGCGTATTGGCCGATCCTTCCAGTGCCGACGCCCTGGGGCAGCGGGCCGCGGCCCGGGTTCGCCGAGACTTCAGCTGGGATGGAGTCGCCCGACAGTTCGCCCAGACCTGTGCCTCGGTGGTGGAGCGTTTATCCTCCAGACGAAACTGA
- a CDS encoding UDP-glucose/GDP-mannose dehydrogenase family protein, whose amino-acid sequence MASNISVFGLGYVGCVSAACFAKEGHQVVGVDVSQSKVDMVNDGKATIVEHGIAELVGEMRTLGRLRATTSVEDAVLTTDISLVCVGTPSAPNGSLDLSYVERVCSQIGAAMKKKSTRHTIVIRSTVLPGSTEELALPALEGASGLKAHRDFGLAMNPEFLREGTSIKDFYDPPFTVVGAGDDVTAQTVAAIYAGLDAPVRTVAIRVAEMIKYACNCFHGLKVGFANEIGNVCKASGVDSHEVMRIFCEDTKLNISPYYLKPGFAFGGSCLPKDLRAVSYRARQLDVPTPILEATLRSNDLQVTRAFDMVQAAGSRRIGVLGLAFKAGTDDLRESPMVTLIEKLIGKGAQLSIYDREVTSARLIGANKEYVEREIPHIWELMSGSIDDVLAKSDTIIIGNGSPEFRSISDKVREGQVVVDLVRAFGARRSDGKTYEGICW is encoded by the coding sequence ATGGCATCCAACATCAGTGTTTTCGGGCTCGGCTACGTCGGCTGTGTTTCCGCGGCGTGCTTTGCAAAGGAAGGTCATCAGGTCGTCGGCGTCGACGTGAGCCAGTCGAAGGTGGACATGGTCAACGACGGCAAGGCGACGATCGTCGAACACGGTATCGCCGAGCTGGTCGGCGAGATGCGCACCCTCGGGCGGCTCCGGGCCACCACCAGTGTGGAAGACGCCGTGCTCACCACGGACATCTCGCTGGTCTGCGTGGGCACGCCGAGTGCGCCCAACGGCAGCCTGGACCTGAGTTACGTCGAGCGCGTCTGTTCGCAGATCGGCGCGGCGATGAAGAAGAAGTCGACGCGGCACACGATCGTGATCCGGAGCACCGTGCTGCCGGGTTCCACCGAGGAGCTGGCGCTGCCGGCGCTCGAGGGGGCCTCTGGACTCAAGGCGCATCGTGACTTTGGGCTGGCGATGAACCCGGAGTTTCTGCGCGAGGGGACCTCGATCAAGGATTTCTACGATCCCCCGTTCACGGTGGTCGGCGCGGGTGACGATGTGACCGCCCAGACCGTGGCCGCGATCTATGCCGGCCTCGACGCGCCGGTTCGGACGGTCGCGATCCGGGTCGCCGAGATGATCAAGTACGCCTGCAACTGCTTCCACGGGCTCAAGGTCGGCTTTGCCAACGAGATCGGGAACGTGTGCAAGGCGAGCGGGGTCGATTCGCACGAGGTCATGCGGATCTTTTGCGAGGACACGAAGCTCAACATCTCGCCGTATTACCTCAAGCCGGGCTTCGCGTTCGGTGGATCGTGTCTCCCCAAGGACCTGCGTGCGGTGAGCTACCGCGCCCGCCAGCTCGACGTCCCGACCCCGATCCTGGAGGCCACCCTGCGGTCCAACGACCTGCAGGTCACGCGAGCGTTCGACATGGTGCAGGCGGCCGGGAGCCGCCGGATCGGCGTCCTTGGTCTCGCGTTCAAAGCCGGAACGGACGACCTGCGGGAGTCCCCGATGGTGACCCTGATCGAGAAACTGATCGGCAAGGGCGCCCAGCTCTCGATCTACGACCGGGAAGTGACGAGCGCACGCCTGATTGGGGCCAACAAGGAGTACGTGGAGCGCGAGATCCCCCATATCTGGGAGTTGATGTCCGGTTCCATCGATGACGTGCTGGCGAAGAGCGACACGATCATCATCGGCAACGGCTCGCCGGAATTCCGCTCCATCAGCGACAAGGTGCGCGAGGGCCAGGTCGTGGTGGACCTGGTGCGCGCCTTTGGTGCGCGTCGCAGCGACGGCAAGACGTACGAAGGGATCTGCTGGTAG
- a CDS encoding Ig-like domain-containing protein yields MIMDSTRRRLTTFAAALLVACGDNAQQTEPPPTPPRDQLSVRLDVESDSMLLGTTRLFAAAVTNQFNAPRSASVTWASTNPAVLTVGTDGLVTAIGEGSAQVVASITGSADTALVRVYGLPISLAVFPEVVSLAVGDDFQLTTESENVAGSGSTPIAWSVSDSSIAAISPEGVVTGMGEGDVTVTARFGTAEASASVGVFATPVANVAVSPASATIAVGGRLDLDAVARSWTGKILGGAKFKWSTSNATVASVTEVGLVTGKTRGFAVITATAGGKSASATINVAAPSVVSVRAQLPDSSLLEGQLLTGTAAALDSSGRVITGLPVAWQSSNPSVATVTAGGAVTALAAGTVTISAIIGGKVGSIPITIARRAATSLAIVPANPTIIVGGSSQLIGEVRDQNGVAMPGYPVTWSSASTSVAVVSSAGVVTGVSPGTSIIRATSGPLTLTTTATVNAVAVNRVTVSPSTGQLVVGNTFTLTATAQDSQGNVLPGRVITWTSSAPQVATVSPSGVVMAVAVGSVVITATSEGKSGGALLNVNPVPAATVATVGVTLNASQLNVGQATQAVVQLRDSSGNTVSGVPVTWASSAPSVATVSSSGLVSAVSGGTVSITATAQGVVGGAGLSVAAPSALPVATVAVTTNPGAIPSGATATAQVVVKDSLGTILFGRSIGYSSSKPSVATVNASGVITGVASGNSYISATSGSVVGRTQIAVTTGTPVVTRVSVDAPVTTLQVGDTARAVATAYDASNATVGGLIWTWTSSDTSVLKVGTQGKVTALNVGSASITAWAQGVTSGLGFTVTNAAPAPVASVMFSLNASALQVGQTTQGSAILRDANGNLLTGRTISYSSSNTAVATISTTGLVTAVGSGNATLSALSGGVSGGAGVTVAAAPAVGSVSVTLTPASISVSQAASATALVRDVNGAIMTGQSVTWSIVNNGVASITQSGVVTGTSAGSTTVSASVQGVSGSAALAVTAVSPIATPQLPRAVPALPVAALNRSCTDRPTTVTALQQALNAGGARTICLAMGLVLKGSFDIPARAANDTSWSILRADTTLTLGTRVTGAERLPKIQIVDVRFPALWFHSRAARWVVQGIEMTTDPAVVAGPLSLVEAGERIAETTVAALPREIHFTHVNVHGWPNQNLRRGFMLNGAGHIVRDSRCTEIHERNSDSQCTLSYNGPGPFLIENNLLEAASENVMWGGADPGINGLVPCDITVRNNRISKPATWKQVGTPSQSGSYLIKLLYESKSSCRSLIEGNSFDGVWKDGQMGYAVWLKSVNQQGNCRWCRTTDVTFRNNTFRNVGAGFAFSGSPEVFPVDSALRRVLVTGNWIENINVQPYDGDSRPILLNVNARDVSFIRNTWTGGNFPKDAIIFDISNGIKAVTNFRFEDNVIPTAQYGVGATAVGEGTVALNAGVGGSWTFLRNTFIGNQRNGYPATTKWASSLAGALSTGSGVAAPPVP; encoded by the coding sequence ATGATCATGGATTCGACGAGACGCCGACTCACCACCTTCGCCGCAGCGCTACTGGTCGCATGCGGGGACAACGCGCAGCAGACGGAACCTCCGCCAACGCCGCCGCGGGACCAACTCTCGGTTCGCCTGGACGTAGAGAGCGACTCGATGTTGCTCGGCACGACGCGGCTGTTCGCCGCCGCCGTGACGAATCAGTTCAACGCACCTCGGTCCGCGTCCGTGACATGGGCGTCCACTAATCCTGCGGTACTCACCGTGGGCACGGACGGCCTGGTCACCGCGATTGGCGAGGGGAGTGCGCAGGTGGTTGCGTCGATCACGGGCAGCGCCGACACCGCCCTCGTGCGGGTGTACGGGCTCCCGATCTCACTGGCCGTCTTCCCCGAGGTTGTGAGCCTCGCGGTCGGCGACGACTTCCAGCTCACGACGGAATCCGAGAACGTCGCTGGGAGCGGCAGCACACCGATCGCGTGGTCGGTCTCCGACTCGAGCATTGCCGCCATTTCGCCGGAAGGCGTGGTGACGGGAATGGGCGAGGGCGACGTCACGGTGACGGCGCGATTCGGTACGGCGGAGGCGAGCGCTTCTGTTGGGGTGTTTGCCACGCCGGTCGCGAATGTCGCGGTGAGTCCGGCGTCTGCAACGATTGCTGTAGGCGGGCGGCTGGATCTCGACGCCGTCGCGCGGAGCTGGACGGGCAAGATCCTCGGCGGCGCGAAATTCAAGTGGAGCACGAGTAATGCTACGGTTGCCTCGGTCACCGAGGTGGGCCTCGTCACGGGCAAGACCCGTGGCTTTGCGGTGATCACGGCGACGGCTGGTGGCAAGAGCGCGAGTGCGACGATCAATGTCGCGGCGCCCTCGGTGGTTAGCGTTCGGGCGCAGCTCCCGGACTCTTCCCTTCTGGAAGGTCAGTTGCTCACCGGGACTGCGGCGGCGCTCGATAGCTCGGGTCGGGTGATCACCGGACTTCCGGTGGCGTGGCAATCGAGCAATCCATCGGTGGCTACCGTGACGGCGGGCGGGGCGGTGACCGCCCTCGCCGCGGGGACGGTCACCATCAGCGCGATTATTGGTGGCAAGGTGGGGTCGATTCCGATCACGATCGCGAGACGCGCGGCGACGTCGCTGGCGATCGTCCCTGCCAACCCGACCATCATCGTCGGTGGGTCGAGTCAGTTGATCGGCGAAGTTCGCGACCAGAATGGCGTGGCCATGCCCGGCTATCCGGTGACTTGGAGTTCCGCCAGCACATCGGTGGCCGTGGTGTCTTCGGCCGGCGTCGTGACCGGGGTGTCGCCGGGCACGTCGATCATTCGGGCCACGAGCGGTCCGCTCACCCTGACGACAACTGCGACAGTGAACGCGGTGGCGGTGAACCGCGTTACCGTCTCGCCGTCCACCGGGCAACTTGTGGTTGGCAACACCTTCACCCTCACTGCCACGGCCCAGGATAGTCAAGGCAACGTCCTGCCCGGGCGGGTGATCACCTGGACGTCCTCGGCACCTCAGGTGGCCACGGTGTCGCCATCGGGTGTGGTGATGGCGGTCGCCGTTGGGTCGGTCGTCATCACCGCGACCTCCGAGGGCAAGTCCGGTGGCGCGCTACTCAACGTGAACCCGGTTCCGGCGGCCACGGTCGCGACGGTGGGAGTGACGTTGAACGCGTCGCAGCTGAATGTGGGACAGGCGACCCAGGCCGTGGTGCAGCTTCGCGACTCCTCGGGGAATACGGTGTCTGGTGTGCCGGTGACCTGGGCGTCCAGCGCGCCGAGCGTAGCCACGGTGTCATCGAGCGGTCTGGTGTCAGCCGTCAGCGGGGGGACGGTGTCTATCACCGCCACCGCCCAGGGCGTGGTGGGTGGGGCGGGCTTGAGTGTGGCCGCGCCGTCCGCGCTGCCCGTGGCGACCGTCGCCGTAACCACCAATCCGGGTGCGATTCCCTCCGGCGCAACGGCCACGGCGCAGGTGGTGGTCAAGGATTCACTCGGGACGATCCTCTTTGGTCGCTCCATCGGGTATTCATCGAGCAAGCCCTCGGTCGCCACGGTCAACGCGAGTGGCGTGATCACGGGCGTGGCGTCGGGCAACTCCTACATCTCCGCAACGAGCGGTAGTGTCGTGGGTCGAACGCAGATCGCCGTGACCACTGGTACCCCCGTGGTGACGCGGGTCAGCGTGGACGCGCCCGTCACGACCCTGCAGGTGGGGGACACGGCGCGCGCGGTAGCGACCGCCTACGATGCGTCGAACGCCACCGTGGGCGGCCTGATCTGGACGTGGACCTCCTCGGACACCTCGGTGCTCAAGGTTGGCACCCAGGGCAAGGTGACCGCGCTCAACGTCGGGAGCGCGAGCATTACGGCCTGGGCGCAAGGCGTCACCAGCGGACTCGGGTTTACCGTGACGAACGCAGCGCCCGCGCCGGTGGCGTCCGTGATGTTCTCGCTCAACGCGAGTGCGTTGCAGGTAGGACAAACAACGCAAGGGAGCGCGATCCTGCGCGACGCCAACGGCAACCTCCTGACGGGTCGCACGATTTCGTACTCGAGCTCCAACACTGCCGTGGCCACGATCTCCACGACGGGCCTGGTCACGGCGGTGGGCTCCGGGAATGCGACGCTGTCCGCCTTGAGCGGCGGCGTGTCCGGTGGGGCGGGGGTTACTGTCGCGGCCGCGCCGGCCGTCGGGTCCGTATCGGTCACGCTGACGCCGGCAAGCATCAGCGTGTCGCAGGCGGCGTCTGCAACCGCACTCGTGCGCGACGTCAACGGCGCCATCATGACGGGCCAGTCGGTGACCTGGAGCATCGTTAACAACGGGGTGGCGAGCATCACGCAGAGCGGTGTCGTCACGGGAACCAGTGCTGGCTCGACCACCGTCTCGGCGTCCGTCCAAGGGGTCTCGGGTTCAGCGGCGCTCGCGGTGACGGCGGTGTCGCCCATTGCCACCCCGCAGCTCCCGCGCGCGGTCCCGGCATTGCCCGTCGCTGCGTTGAATCGAAGCTGTACCGACCGGCCGACGACGGTCACCGCGCTGCAACAGGCGCTCAACGCCGGCGGCGCGCGTACGATCTGCCTCGCCATGGGGTTGGTCCTCAAGGGCTCGTTCGATATCCCCGCCCGGGCAGCCAACGACACGTCGTGGAGCATCTTGCGGGCCGACACGACACTGACGCTAGGCACGCGCGTTACGGGGGCGGAACGTCTGCCCAAGATCCAGATCGTTGATGTGCGATTCCCCGCGTTGTGGTTCCACTCGCGCGCCGCACGTTGGGTGGTGCAGGGGATTGAGATGACCACCGATCCGGCCGTCGTTGCCGGTCCGTTGTCCCTGGTCGAGGCGGGTGAGCGGATCGCCGAAACCACCGTGGCAGCGCTTCCGCGCGAGATCCACTTCACGCACGTGAACGTGCACGGCTGGCCCAACCAGAACCTGCGCCGTGGGTTCATGCTGAACGGTGCCGGTCACATCGTCCGCGACTCGCGTTGCACCGAGATTCACGAGCGCAACTCGGACAGCCAGTGCACCCTCAGCTACAACGGGCCAGGGCCATTCCTCATCGAGAACAACCTCCTCGAAGCGGCCTCGGAGAACGTCATGTGGGGTGGGGCGGATCCGGGGATCAATGGGTTGGTTCCCTGCGACATCACGGTACGCAACAACCGGATCTCGAAGCCCGCGACCTGGAAGCAGGTCGGTACGCCGAGCCAGTCGGGGAGCTACCTGATCAAGCTGCTGTACGAGTCGAAGAGCTCTTGCCGCTCGCTGATCGAGGGGAATTCCTTTGATGGCGTGTGGAAGGACGGCCAGATGGGATATGCCGTGTGGCTCAAGTCGGTGAACCAACAGGGCAATTGCCGCTGGTGTCGTACGACCGACGTCACCTTCCGGAACAACACCTTCCGCAATGTGGGCGCCGGCTTTGCCTTCAGCGGGTCGCCCGAAGTCTTCCCGGTCGACAGCGCCTTGCGCCGGGTGCTGGTGACCGGCAACTGGATCGAGAACATCAACGTCCAACCGTACGATGGCGACTCACGACCCATCCTGCTCAACGTGAATGCGCGAGATGTCTCCTTCATCCGAAACACCTGGACCGGTGGGAACTTCCCGAAGGACGCCATCATCTTTGACATCTCGAACGGCATCAAGGCGGTCACGAACTTCCGCTTTGAGGACAACGTGATCCCGACGGCACAGTATGGGGTCGGGGCGACGGCCGTGGGCGAAGGGACCGTCGCGCTCAACGCAGGGGTCGGGGGGTCATGGACCTTCCTGCGCAACACGTTCATCGGCAACCAGCGGAACGGTTATCCCGCCACGACCAAGTGGGCGTCGTCGCTGGCCGGAGCGTTGTCGACCGGGTCCGGAGTGGCGGCCCCGCCGGTGCCCTAG
- the asnB gene encoding asparagine synthase (glutamine-hydrolyzing), with protein MCGISGLVRPRRSTAPVTRDIAERMRDVMAHRGPDGVGLYLGARVALGHRRLAIVDVEHGAQPMASDDGQVQLVFNGEIFNHPMLFAQLQSEGVHYHTRCDTETILRLYERHGAAMPEQLRGMFAIAIWDERSQELFLARDRFGVKPIYYAHLADGSLLFGSEIKVILAAGDVRAAFNERALPDMLANHAPSGEETLFAGIRRLPPGHTLTWRDGQVRIARYWDLHFGATDERDDATLIAEYKERFIEAVRLRLMADVPLGMFLSGGIDSASITAAMSTLVRDPIKTFSVAFAEREANELQYARLVATRYGTDHHEVVVSPTDFWNAVPRLIWHEDEPMAHPSSVALNAVSQLAARQVKVVLTGEGSDETLAGYNRYRVTIANAMLGRRYEQWTPRVMRDAVRGLVGTLPASSRLRQKLSRTALVLPADLTSLYFDNFAVFDRATQQRLLSADARSRLGGIDPYAAASTALGASDGRTLLDQLLYADTKTYLHELLMKQDQMSMAASIESRVPFLDHPLVEFAARLPERLKLRGWTTKYILRESMKDMLPPEILSRKKMGFPVPIGPWLRTSHQRLVDEYVTSPRALARGWFDPAAVRQIAASHASGERNQGQRLWALLNFEIWQRIFLDGEPIDAIRMA; from the coding sequence ATGTGCGGCATCAGCGGCCTGGTCCGGCCCCGGAGGAGCACGGCGCCAGTCACGCGGGACATCGCGGAGCGCATGCGGGACGTCATGGCGCACCGGGGACCGGACGGCGTCGGCCTGTACCTCGGCGCACGGGTCGCGTTAGGCCATCGCCGGCTGGCCATTGTCGACGTCGAGCACGGGGCCCAGCCGATGGCCTCGGACGACGGGCAGGTTCAGCTCGTGTTCAACGGCGAGATCTTCAACCACCCGATGCTGTTCGCGCAGCTGCAATCGGAGGGGGTGCACTACCACACGCGGTGTGACACCGAGACCATCCTGCGGTTGTACGAGCGGCATGGGGCGGCGATGCCGGAGCAGCTCCGCGGGATGTTCGCCATCGCCATCTGGGATGAGCGTTCGCAGGAGTTGTTTCTCGCCCGAGACCGCTTTGGCGTCAAGCCGATCTACTACGCGCACCTCGCCGACGGTTCGCTGCTCTTCGGCTCCGAGATCAAGGTGATCCTGGCCGCCGGCGACGTGCGCGCCGCGTTCAACGAACGTGCGCTCCCGGACATGCTCGCCAACCACGCCCCGAGCGGGGAGGAGACGCTGTTCGCGGGGATCCGGCGGCTGCCGCCCGGCCACACGTTGACCTGGCGGGACGGGCAGGTACGGATTGCGCGCTACTGGGACCTGCATTTCGGGGCCACCGACGAGCGCGACGACGCCACCCTGATCGCGGAATACAAGGAACGGTTCATCGAGGCTGTGCGCCTGCGGCTCATGGCCGATGTCCCGTTAGGCATGTTCCTCTCCGGGGGCATCGACTCGGCCAGCATCACCGCCGCGATGAGCACCTTGGTTCGGGACCCGATCAAGACCTTCTCCGTGGCGTTTGCCGAACGCGAGGCCAACGAGCTACAGTATGCTCGCCTGGTCGCCACGCGGTATGGCACCGACCACCACGAGGTCGTCGTCAGTCCCACGGACTTCTGGAACGCCGTACCGCGGCTCATCTGGCACGAGGACGAGCCGATGGCGCACCCATCGTCCGTCGCCCTGAACGCCGTGTCGCAGCTCGCGGCTCGGCAGGTCAAGGTGGTGCTGACCGGCGAGGGGAGCGACGAAACACTGGCCGGGTACAATCGCTATCGGGTGACCATCGCCAATGCGATGCTCGGGCGCCGCTACGAGCAGTGGACCCCGCGCGTTATGCGTGACGCCGTGCGCGGGTTGGTCGGGACCTTGCCCGCGTCCTCGCGGCTCCGGCAGAAGTTGTCTCGCACCGCCCTCGTCCTTCCCGCCGACTTGACCTCGCTCTACTTCGACAACTTCGCCGTCTTCGATCGCGCCACCCAGCAGCGGCTGTTGAGTGCGGACGCCCGTTCCCGACTCGGGGGAATCGATCCGTACGCCGCGGCCTCGACCGCGTTAGGCGCGTCGGACGGACGGACCCTGTTGGACCAGCTCCTCTACGCCGACACCAAGACGTACCTGCACGAGCTGCTCATGAAGCAAGACCAGATGAGCATGGCCGCGTCCATCGAAAGCCGCGTCCCCTTCCTCGACCACCCGCTGGTGGAATTCGCCGCGCGGTTGCCCGAACGCCTCAAGCTCCGCGGCTGGACGACCAAGTACATCCTCCGCGAATCGATGAAGGACATGCTCCCGCCGGAGATCCTGTCGCGGAAGAAGATGGGCTTCCCGGTGCCCATCGGCCCGTGGCTGCGCACCTCGCACCAGCGGCTGGTCGACGAGTACGTGACCTCGCCGCGCGCCCTGGCCCGCGGCTGGTTCGACCCCGCGGCCGTGCGCCAGATCGCCGCGTCGCACGCGAGTGGGGAGCGGAACCAGGGCCAGCGCCTGTGGGCCCTGCTCAACTTCGAGATCTGGCAGCGCATCTTCCTCGATGGCGAGCCCATCGACGCCATCCGCATGGCGTAG